The Lonsdalea populi genome window below encodes:
- the fliZ gene encoding flagella biosynthesis regulatory protein FliZ encodes MSQSARKKLLLSRYLKDFKHKQSHCSNCDKSLDRVSLVYQSKPLNKKMLEYLDRKIDEETWESIQSELIPLCRFCSEVFCKPPAHYFNIKSFTRYLIDQTEVQYSTMREYVIRLRRLDELLITRHYPSERLAEKESVQQQICSDIPNLEQNTYRSALRKYDQFLDWQKNLSRETALML; translated from the coding sequence ATGTCTCAGTCAGCCAGGAAGAAACTGCTTCTCAGTCGTTATTTAAAAGATTTTAAACACAAACAAAGTCACTGTTCCAACTGCGATAAATCGCTTGACCGCGTCTCATTGGTTTACCAATCCAAACCCCTCAATAAAAAAATGCTTGAATATCTTGACAGGAAGATAGATGAAGAAACTTGGGAATCTATACAGTCGGAACTAATTCCCCTGTGCCGATTCTGCAGCGAAGTCTTTTGCAAGCCACCCGCGCATTACTTTAATATCAAATCATTCACCCGCTATCTTATCGATCAAACAGAAGTGCAATACAGCACAATGCGAGAATATGTGATCCGCCTACGTAGATTAGATGAATTGCTTATTACCCGTCATTATCCTTCCGAGCGCCTTGCTGAAAAAGAGAGCGTTCAGCAGCAAATTTGCAGCGATATTCCCAATCTGGAACAAAATACTTATCGTAGCGCACTGCGTAAATACGATCAGTTTTTGGATTGGCAGAAAAATCTTTCCCGGGAAACCGCGTTGATGTTGTAA
- the phoH gene encoding phosphate starvation-inducible protein PhoH has product MGRQKAVIKARREAKRVIRREARNHRQREEDSVTSLVQLGGIESIGMARENRDTSMIEARTEAQAQYLSAIDDKQLIFATGEAGCGKTFLSAAKAAEALIHKEIERIIVTRPVLQADEDLGFLPGDISEKFAPYFRPVYDILQRRLGASFLQYCLRPEIAKVEIAPFAYMRGRTFENAVVILDEAQNVTVNQMKMFLTRLGENVTVIVNGDITQCDLPSGVRSGLRDALERFTEDEMVGVISFNKHDCVRSELCQRTLLAYG; this is encoded by the coding sequence ATGGGAAGACAAAAAGCAGTGATCAAAGCACGCCGCGAAGCGAAACGCGTCATCAGACGTGAAGCCCGCAATCATCGTCAGCGTGAAGAAGATTCGGTCACTTCTCTGGTTCAGTTGGGGGGCATTGAGTCCATCGGTATGGCGCGAGAAAATCGCGACACGTCGATGATAGAAGCCCGCACAGAAGCCCAGGCACAATACTTGTCCGCGATAGACGATAAACAGTTAATCTTTGCCACCGGAGAAGCCGGTTGTGGTAAGACTTTTTTGAGTGCGGCCAAAGCAGCGGAAGCACTGATTCACAAAGAAATTGAGCGAATCATCGTGACTCGCCCGGTTTTGCAGGCAGATGAAGATCTTGGTTTTTTACCTGGTGATATCTCTGAAAAATTTGCACCTTATTTCCGTCCGGTATACGACATTTTGCAGCGGCGTCTGGGCGCTTCCTTCCTGCAGTACTGTCTGCGACCAGAAATCGCGAAGGTCGAGATTGCTCCCTTTGCCTACATGCGTGGACGAACGTTTGAAAATGCCGTCGTCATTCTGGATGAAGCACAGAATGTTACGGTGAATCAGATGAAGATGTTCCTGACGCGTTTGGGGGAAAATGTCACCGTTATTGTTAATGGCGACATCACCCAATGCGACCTGCCTTCAGGCGTAAGGTCGGGTCTGCGCGACGCGCTGGAACGATTCACGGAAGATGAAATGGTGGGCGTGATTTCGTTTAATAAACACGATTGTGTCCGTTCAGAACTGTGTCAGCGCACCTTACTGGCTTACGGCTGA
- the fabA gene encoding bifunctional 3-hydroxydecanoyl-ACP dehydratase/trans-2-decenoyl-ACP isomerase, with amino-acid sequence MVDKRESYSKEDLYASGRGELFGQQGPQLPSGNMLMMDRVIKMTEDGGRHDKGYVEAELDINPDLWFFGCHFIGDPVMPGCLGLDAMWQLVGFYLGWLGGEGKGRALGVGEVKFTGQVRPEAKKVIYRIHFKRVINRKLIMGIADGEVLVDDRLIYTASDLKVGLFKDTSAF; translated from the coding sequence ATGGTAGACAAACGCGAATCCTATTCGAAAGAAGATCTTTACGCCAGCGGGCGCGGTGAACTATTCGGCCAACAGGGCCCGCAGTTACCCTCTGGCAATATGCTGATGATGGATCGTGTCATCAAGATGACTGAAGATGGTGGCCGGCATGATAAAGGCTACGTTGAAGCTGAACTGGATATTAATCCTGACCTGTGGTTCTTCGGCTGCCATTTTATCGGCGATCCGGTTATGCCAGGCTGCTTGGGACTGGATGCCATGTGGCAACTGGTCGGCTTTTACCTCGGCTGGTTAGGCGGAGAAGGTAAAGGTCGCGCGCTGGGCGTCGGCGAAGTCAAATTCACTGGTCAGGTTCGTCCTGAAGCTAAAAAAGTCATCTATCGCATCCACTTTAAGCGTGTTATCAATCGTAAGCTAATCATGGGTATCGCGGACGGTGAAGTTCTGGTCGATGATCGCCTTATCTACACGGCGAGCGATCTGAAAGTCGGACTATTCAAAGATACAAGCGCGTTCTAA